In Halogranum gelatinilyticum, the DNA window GAGGACGCCCCCGCCGCCGACGTCGCCGCGGCACTCCGCGAGGCCCCGTTCGTCCGGGTCGTCGCGCGAGCCGACGGCGACTCGCTGGCCGCGAGTGGCATCCTCGCCGCCGCCTGTCGGAGCGTCGGAACCCCGTTCCACGTCCGAGCGAACCCGAACCCGACACTCGACCCCGACGCCGACGGTCTGTCCGTCGTCGTGGGGTTCACGGGTGGTGACGTCGCCGTCGCTGGCGCGAGCCGGCCGGCGAGCGTGACCGCCTTCGAGGTGGCGCGGGAACTCGGCGTCGAGCCGGACCCGATACTCGGCCTCGCGGGCGTCGTCGCCGCCGAATCGACTATCGGAGTCGACGGCAGCGGCACGATTCTCGACGCGGCCGAACGTCGCGGGACGGTCGAACGCCGACCGGGACTCGCCGTCCCGACCGCAGACGTCAGCGACGGTATCGCCCACTCGACGCTCGTCCACACGCCCAGTTCGGGCGAGGTGGAGCGCGTCAGAGCGGAGCTGGCCGAGATGGACCTTCCCGCCGAACTCGACGAGGAGGCCCACCGTCGGCTCGCATCCGTCGTCGCCATCGACGCCACGACGGCCGAGGGCGCGACGCCCCGTGCCGCCGAGGCAGTCGAGCGGGCACTCCGCCCCTACGCGACGCCCGAGGCGACGTTCGAGACGGTCGGCGGCTACGCCGACGTGCTCGAAGCCGTCGCGCACGAACAGCCCGGAACCGGCGTGGCACTCGCACTGGGCCACGGTGAGGCAGCGCGAACTGCCGCACTCGACGCCTGGCGCGCCCACGCCATCGCGGCCCACCGCCTCCTCCGAGAGGCCACCACGGGTCGCTACGAGGGCGTGTTCGTCGCTCGCGTCGACGCCGACGCCGAGTCGGCGCGAGCGTTACCGACGGTCGCACGGCTGCTGCGGGACTTCCGTTCGCCGGAGTCCGTCGCACTCGTCGTCGCCGAAGACGTCTCTGGTCGGACGCACGCGGCCGCCGCGAGCGTCGAGGACCGAGCACTCGGTATCGCGATGGCCGACGCTGCGGAGACGCTCGACGGGACGGGCTACGGCACCGACACGCGCGGAGCAGCGCGGTTCGACGGGCAGAGAGAGACAACCGACTTCATCACGGCACTTCGGGAGGTGCTTGCGCGATGAGACAGGCACGAATCGAGACGACACACGAGGACGCCCGCCGCATCGCCGACGCAGTGACCCCCGACAACACCGACTCGATGACGACGACGGTGGAGGGAGACTCCATCGTCACCGTCGTCGAGCGGGAGACGACCGGCGGCCTCCAGGCCACGGTCGACGACTACGTGGTGAACCTGACCGTCGCGGAGACGGTCGCAGACAACGCAACACGACACATCAACCATGAGTGAACGATCCGTATCCAAGCAGAAGAAGGGAAAGCGATGGTACTCCATTCTCGCGCCCGAGCAGTTCGACCGCGCGGAACTCGGCGAGACCTTCGCTGACGAGACAGAACAGATCGTCGGGCGGACCATCCAGGTCACCCTCGGCGAACTCACCGGCGACGCCGGTGCCAACAACACGAAGCTGACCTTCAAGATCACCGACGTCGGCAGCGACTCGGCGTACACCGAGTTCGTCCAGCACGAACTCACCCGTGACTACCTCCGTAGTCTCGTCCGCCGCGGTGCCTCGAAGGTCGCCGCCAACATCACCGTCCTGACGAAGGACGACTACCGCGTCCAGCTCCAGCCGGTCGCCTTCACGACGAAGAAGGCCGACAAGAGCCAGGAGAAGGCCATCCGCAAGGTCATGACCCAGATCGTCGAGGACGCCGCCGTCGACCGCACGTTCGCGGACCTCGTCGACAGCATCGTCGAGGGCCGTCTCTCCTCCGCCATCTACGGCGAGGCAAAGACCATCTACCCGCTGCGCCGCGTCGAGATCCAGAAGCTCTCGCTCGAAGCGCGTCCGGAAGAGGTCGCCGCCGAGGAAGAGGCCGCCGTCGACGTCGACGACGACGAAGTCGCAGTCGACGAAGCGTAAGACCGCAGTCGCGGTTCCGATTCTCCGTTTATTCGTCCGCGTGAGTCGCTACGCGCTCCGCTTCAGTTCTCACTCTTCGACGATAATCCGCCCGACCATCCCGCCCTGTTCGTGGGGGATGCAGACGTACTCGTAGCGGCCGGGGACCTCGAAGGTGTGGCTGTAGCTCTCGCCGCTGCTGATCTGCCCCCCGGCGAAGCCCTCCTGTCGGAACGCCTCGCGAGCCGCCTGTTCGTTCTCGTAGCCGCCGGTCGCGAAGTAGTCGGCCGCGTCGGGAATCGCGTTCTCGTAGGCCGTCACGGTGTGGCCGCGGGTACTCGCGTTATACCAGGTGACCGTGTCGCCGACGCTGACGGTGTACTCGTACGGGTCGAACGCCGACGCACGCATCAGGATGTCGCCCTGCGACCCACTGACGCCCGCACAGCCCGCGACGGCGGCCAGTCCGGCCGTGCCGACGCTCGCGAGAAACGCCCTGCGTTGCATACTCGACGTTCGGGGTTCGACCGATAAATGCGGCGTGGTTCGTCAGTCGAATCTCGGAGGCTCCGGATATAAACACGTAAAACGGTCCTCGCCGACTCCCGAGACATGAAGCCGCGGTTCGTCGGTCGGTTCGGGCTTGCCGATTACGTCACCGTCAGCAACGCGGCACTCGGCTTTCTGGCTACCGTCGCCGCCGCAATCGACCCGACGCTGGCGGCTCGGCTCATCCTCCTCGGTGCCATCGCCGACGGTCTCGACGGCGTCATCGCCCGACAGTTCGGCGGCTCGGAGGCGGGACCGTATCTCGACTCGCTGGCCGACGTCGCCTCCTTCAGCGTCGCCCCCGCGTTCCTCGTCGTCAGCGTCGTCCGCGAGACGTGGGGCTTCGACCCCCTCCGACTCTGGGGGAGTGCCGTTCTCTGCGCACTGTTCGTCGGGATGGGCGTCACGCGACTCGGTCTCTATACGGCCTACGACAGCAAGTCCGACTCCACGGAGGGGGTGCCGACGACGCTCGCAGCGACCATCCTCTCGGCCGGCGTCCTCGCCGGATTCACCGAGCCGATCTTTCTCGTTCCACTGGTGGGGATTCTGTCCGTGATGATGGTGGTGACGGTCAACTATCCCGACCTCCACTGGCAGGACGCGCTCGTGATGGGCGCAGTGCAAGCGCTCGCCATCCTGCTGTCGGGCTACGCGGGAGAAGTGTTCGCGTTCGGACTGCTCTTTCTCGCACTTGGCTATCTCTTTCTCGGCCCGCGGTTCTACTGGCGCGGGACCTGACGGCCCGGCTTACATCCCCATGTCGGCGGCGTCCTCGGGAACCGGCAGGTCGTGGACGCCGACGCCGAGCAGTTCCGCGGCGTGGTCGAGTGCCATGTCGAAGCCGTAGTATCGCTCCAACTCGTCGCCGTCGACGGTGGGCCGTACCTTCAGCATGGCGTAGCCGTCGACGTTCTGGGCGACGGCCGCCGTCCGTCCCTCGCGGCTGAACTCGAGGACGCGTTCGTCGTCCGTCTCGTAGTAGCGGGCGGTGATGCCCTCGGCAGTGGTTTCCGACAGATCGGACATATCCGGCGGTTGGGGTCCGAGGCAGTCGAAACTATCGGTTAGGTCCAGATTTATATAAGACCGTGGAGATGTTCCTGACAGATGACGGCACAAGTCTCAGCGACGGGAGACGCAGTTCTCGACCAGATGCTCGGTGGAGGCTTTCCGGCACGCCGAGCGACGCTGGTCACTGGCGACGCCGGGACCGGCAAGACGACCCTCGGGATGCAGTTTCTACAGGCCGGCCTCGACGACGGCGACGACTGTCTCTTTATCAGTACCGAACAGACGCTGAGCGAACTCCGCGAGTCGTTTCAGCAGTTCAACTTCGATCTCGACCACGAGAATCTGACCTTCGCGTCGGTCCACGCCGCTCCGGGACGGACGCTGGAAGGCGACGAGGAACTCGTCCTCCAGACGCTCGGTGCCGACGGCGAACCGACCTCGATGGGCTTCGACGCCCCCTTCACGGGCGAGTACATCCAGCAGCATCTCCAGCAGTTCGGCCCTGCCGACCGGGTCGTCTTCGACAGCATCTCCGGACTCGCTGCCATCACGGACGACGAGGAACGCTACCGACGGACGATCATCGACCTCATCCGGTTTTTCACCGACCAGTTCGAGGCGACGACGGTGTTCACCGCCGAAGCCCGCACGCCGGGCGAAGGGTCGATGACCGAAGTCCTCCGGTTCGTCACCCACGGCGTGCTCGAACTCACTCGGCAGACCGTCGCCGAGGACACCCACCGCTTCCTCGAAGTGCGGAAGCTCCGCGGCGTCGACCACGACCGCCGCACTTTCGAGGTCGAAGTGACGGCCGACGGCCTCCGTGCGGGACCCGCCCGCCGGTCGCAGCCACCGGCACTCAAAGACCACCACCACCAGCCCATCGGTATCGAGGGCCTCGACAACCTCGCTGGCGGCGGTCTCGTCCAGGGCACTGGGGTGCTCATCGAACAGGACGGCCGTGTCAACCTCAGCGCGCTGTTCGCCCAGCTGCTCCACTTCGCCATCGAGTCCGACTACGCCATCACCCTGGTCCCGACAGTCAGCTTGCGGGAGTCCCGCGTCCAGCAGCTCCTGGACGGCTACGGTCTCGAGGTGGAGACGCTGCTCGCCGAGGACCGCCTGTTCGTCGTCGACCTCGTCGGCACGTGGAACCGCGAGTATGAGAACGTGCTCACGCCGGACCACACCGCAGAGGCCGTCACCGACGCGCTCGCCGAACTCCAGACGCGGACCGACCGCTCGATGTTCTCGCTCGTCGGCACCGACGGACTCGTCCACGCGCTCGGCGTCGAAGGGTCGCGAACGGTCCGCTACGCGCAGGAGGCACAGCTCGTCGACGACGAGGAGATGCTGATTCACGTCGTCAATCCGGACGTCGTCTCCGACGCCGTCGGCGCGTTCTACGTCGACGCCGCAGACCAGGTGCTCTCGACGTGGATTCGCGACGACGGTCTCCAGTACGTCACGCTCCAGAAGTCACCCTGCGGCTTCGTCGGCAGCACGTCGCTCGTCGAGTATATCGACGAACCGCCCTACCTCCGCGTGCAGAACCCGCCACAGACGCGAGAGAATCCGTACGTCTGCGACTGACAGGGTGTGTCGCAGCCGATCATTGTACGTCTGCGACTGACTGGGTATCGCAACCGACCACTGCACGTCCGCGGCTGAAGAACACAATCTCACTTTCACGGAACGCGAGACCCCACAGCCGTTGCTGGCGAGTGTAGATGAAGTATGAATGGGGACGGGCCGAGATTGCCCGGTGTTCCGAACGCGGGTAATCTCGGTTGCCTCCTCCACCCCGCGATCCTGCGAGCGACGCACGTCCGGCGGTGGGCTGCTCGCTTCCGCGCCTGACCCAGTGCCACCGATCAACGGCGAGTCGACGTCCCTGCGGACGTGTTTCGCCGAGCCGCTGTCCCCGAAGGACGAGGTTTCTACGTTGGCTCCCGAGGTCCACGCCGGTCTGACCGGACGCCCTCGGCGTTCGGTCCCCGCTAAAGACTCTATCGCGGGAAATGAGCAGGGCCTAACTGCCCGACCTAGTCCACTCTACTCTACCCGACCGTGTCATAAGGGCCTTTCGACTTGTCGGCGGAAAAATCGCGAGACGGCAGTGCGGCGGTCTCAGCCTCGGAGGACGCCACGCGCGTACCCAGCGGCACTGATCGGGACGACCGCGGCGACGGCGACGACGACCCAGCGGTGGCTCGTCATCCACGCGGCCGACGCCGGGAGGTTGAACAGCAGCGTCTCGTCGACGGCGAGTGCCCAGAGGGCCGCCAGTGCCAGCGTGACGACGCCGAGGACGAGCGCGATACCGGAGACGAGTGCGGGGTCGGCAGTCCCGCGCGTCCCCGAGAGAAAGACGACGACGGTCAGGACGGCGAGGAAGGCCACGCCGCCGACGCCGACCGCGCCCGAGGCGTAGTACTCACTGAGGACGGTCCCCGGTTCGCTGACGGCGACGTATGGCACTCCGAGCGTGACGAGTAGCGCGGCGCAGGCGACGACTCCGACCGTCGGTGCGACGTCTTCCAACTCCATACGCGACCTCCGGACGGCTCGGAGATAAAAGATGTGAGACAGCTCCGGCGACGGGTGACGGCCGTTCGGCGGCAGATGGCGGCCGGTGACGGCCGGTAGTGGTCGGTAGTGGCCGGTAATGTCCGCTGGCAGTCGACGGCCGGCAGACGCCGACGACCGACCGACGGTCGCCCAAATCCGGCCGCCGGAGGGGAAAACTGTAAATCACTCCGTTGCGCGCCTCCCGTATGGAACGCGTAGCAATCATTGGCGCGTCGATGACCCAGTTCGGGCAACGCGACGCGTGGATCCGTGAACTGCTCGCGGAGGCTGGACAGGCGTGTCTCGACGACGCGGGTGTCTCACCCGACGCGGTCGAGCATCTTTACGTCTCGAACATGGCGAGCGGCGAGTTCGAGGGGCAGACGGGCGTCCCGAACGCCCTCGCCCACGACCTCGCGGCACTCCCCGCCTACACCGCACGTATCGACCAGACGTCCTCGTCGGGCGGTGCTGGTGCCTACGCCGCCTGGCAGTCGGTCGCCAGCGGCGCGAGCGAGATGACGCTCCTCGTCGGCGGCGAGAAGATGACACACCGGACGACGGCGGAGGCCACAGACGTCATCGCCTCGCTGACACACCCAGTCGAGTACAAACAGGGCGTGACACTGCCGAGCTTCGCCGGACTCACCGCGCGACTCTATCTCGACACCTACGACGCCCCGCGCGAAAGTCTCGGCAAGGTCGCCGTCAAGAACCACAAGAACGGCGTGGACAACCCCCACGCGCAGTTCCAGAAGGAGGTCGATTTGGATACTGTTCTGGACTCGCCCATCGTGGCCGACCCGCTGCGGCTCTACGACTTCTGTCCCATCACGGACGGCAGCGCGGCACTGCTCTTCTGCCCCGAGTCCGTCGCTCGCGAGTATACGGACAACTACGCCGTCGTCAGCGGCATCGGCGGCGCGACCGACACCCACGTCGTCCACGAGCGCTCGGACCCGACGACGATGGGCGGCGTCGTCAACTCCAGCGAGATTGCCTACGACATGGCCGACCTCGGGCCGGAGGATGTCGACGTGGCGGAACTCCACGATATGTTCACCATTCTCGAATTCCTCCAGTCGGAGGACCTCGGCTTCTTCGAGAAAGGAGAAGGCTGGAAGGCCGTCGAGGAGGGCGTCACCGACCGCGACGGCGAGCTCCCCATCAACACCTCCGGTGGCCTCAAATCGAAGGGTCACCCCCTCGGCGCGTCGGGCGTCGCGCAGGTGTACGAGATCTACAAGCAGGTCGTCGGCGAGGCGGGCCCGCGACAGGTCGAGGCGGACGTCGGCCTCGCGTGTAACGTCGGCGGCTTCGGGAACTGTGTCACGACCACCATTCTGGAGGGCAACTGATGAGCGACAACCCACCCATGGAAGCAGCACGCTACTCCGACGGCAGCATCACCTACCCCGGCCACCCCATCGGTCCGAACGGCGACGAGCCGGTCGGGACCGTCGACCTCAGCGAGTACACCGCGACGGTCATCACGTGGACCACGTCGACGGCGACGCCGCCGGGCGTCCGCCAGCCGAACACGCTGGCTATCGTCGAGTTCGACGTCGAGGGCGAACCCGTCCGCGCGCTCGGACAGGTCACGACCGACGAGGTCGATATCGGCGACGAAGTTACGCCGGTCTACTGCGAGGAACTCCGCGAACCCGGTGCGGGCATCCGCGAGCCGGAGAGTCAGGAGTGGGACGGGTATCGGTTTGAACCGGTCTGAGCGCAGTCTCGTCTGCGCGGTACGGTTCGAACTGTTCGAATAACGAAACGACCCGAATCACCCTTCTTCAACAGCACCCACCGACGACAGCCTCGGGCTTCTCGCGTGCGACGACTGCACACTCCTCGACCCCACACTCGCCGCAGTCGACGACGCCGACCTGTGTCTCCAACTCGCGGAGCGTCGCCACGAACCGTCGGCCTGCGTCGGTGAGCGTGTACCGTGTCGACGGCGGCGTCGTCGCCTCGACGTGACGCGCGACGAAGCCCCGACAGCGGAGTTCTCGGAGTCGCGCGGAGAGGGTCTTCGCCGTGACGCCGTCGAGTTCGCGCTTCATCTCGTTGAAGCCCGCGTCGTGCTCGGCGAGCAGCCGGAGGACGTGGAGTGCCCACTTGTTGCCGAGCGTGTCGTGGAGCGTGTGCCACACGCGCTGCCAGTCGTCTGCATCCGCTCCGTTGCTGCCCGGAGCCTCGTCGGCGGTCATTACCGACTGTAGGCACTCGTCGTTCGTAAACCCAGCCGGGTGGTTTCTCCGGAGATACTACAGATACCTAAGCAAACTGCCAATTATAAGCGTTCTCCAGCCCACCCTCTGAGTGCAATGTCCGAAGACTCCGACGCGGCCTGTTGCTGTACCGACTGTGGATGCGTCCAGTGCTCCTGCAGCCAGCCCACCAGAACTAGTTGTTGCTGCTGTTAGCGGTCGTCAGCGTCCTCGTCGAGGTCGTCCTTGATGGACTGTAACTCGGCCTCGACGTTGACTTCCGTCTCGTCGCTGTCGTCCTCGCTCGCGGGCGACGTGGGCGAGTCGTCGACCTCGTGGCCGTCGTCCGACTCCTCGTCGACGGCGATCTCGACGGGACCGCTGCGGCTCCGGCCACCGTCACCCTGTGAGCGTCGACGCGACGCCGACTGTGCGTAATCTCGCGAACGGTCGCGGGAGCGAGACCGACTCCGCGAACGCGAGCGTCCCGACCGACTCTCCTCGATACGACGCTCGATCTCGTCGGTCAGGCTGCGGGCGTCCTCGACGATGTCGCGGGACTCGGGGTCGCTCGGGAGGTCGGCCTCAGAGAGTGCCCGCTGGAGTTCCGAGAGCGCGCGGTCGAGACCGTCGACGGCGTCGTCTCGAACGTTGCGGACGCCGCGAACCCCGCGACGGGCCGTGTTCGTCGCCTCGCGCGCGCTGCCCTCCGGGTTGGCGAGCCGCAGCAGTTTCTGGAGCAGTTCGAGCGCGCGGATGTTGGCCTCCAGAATCGAGATGACGGTCGGAATGGTGTACTCGTCGGTGAAGCGGAGGATCTCACCCGGACTCGGTGGACGGAGCTGTCGGCGGGCCTCGGGCCGTTGCTGGAGTTCCTCGCGGAGGTCCGAGAGGGTGTATTCGAGGTCGTCCAAGAGGTCGACGAGGTCGTCGTCGCGGCGGGAGCTCATACCTCGGGGTTGGCGCGGGACGGTGAAAAGCGTTGGTCGCGAGCGTCAGAACCCGCGGCGGTACTGCGCCGGGACGTCGACGTCGACGCCGAGTTCGTGAGCCGCGTGGAGCGCGAAGTAGGGGTCACGGAGATGTTCGCGGCCGACGATCGCGAGGTCGGCACGCTCGTTGCGAATCAGTTGGTCGGCCTGTTCGCCGGTGGTGATGCCACCGACCGCGCCGACGGCCAGGTCCGTGTTCTCCTTGATGGTCTCGGCGTAGGGAATCTGGTAGCCTGGCCCGGCGTTCGGGATCTCCTGGTCGGGATGGATACCGCCCGCGCTGACGTCGACGAGATCCGCGCCCGCCTCTGCGAGCAACGGGGCCAGTCGGACCGACTGGTCGATGTCCCACGACTCGCGGTCGGGGAGCCAGTCGGTCGCGGAGATGCGGACGAAGACGGGCTTGTCGTCGGGCCAGACCGCGCGGACTGCGGCCGTGATCTCCCGAACGAGTCGCGTGCGGTTCTCGAAGCTGCCGCCGTACTCGTCGTCGCGGTCGTTCGTCACGGGCGAGAGGAACTCGTGGAGGAGATAGCCGTGGGCGGCGTGGACCTCGGCGATCTCGAAGCCCGCCTCGCGGGCGCGCTTCGCGGCCGTGACGAACGAGTCGGTCACGTCGTCGATGTCCTCGGCCGTCATCGCGCGCTGTTGCGGCGGCTCGTCGTCGTAGGGATACGGCTCCGCCGAGGGGGCGACCGTCTCCCAGCCGCCCTCGTCGGGCTGGAGGGGTTCGCTCCCGTCCCACGGCCGGGTCTTCGAAGCCTTTCGCCCGGCGTGAGCGAGCTGGATGGCCGGAACGCTCCCCTGCGACCGGATGAACTCCGTGATCGGTGCGAGCGCGTCGGCGTGCTCTTGGCTCCAGATGCCGAGGTCGTGCGGGGTGATACGGCCGCGTGGTTCGACCGCGGTCGCCTCGGTCATCACGACGCCGGCCCCGCCGACGGCGCGGCTCCCGAGGTGGACCTGATGCCAGTCGGTCGCGACGCCGTCACCAGTCGAATACTGGCACATCGGCGAGACCATCACACGGTTTCGAGCAGTCGTCTCACGCAACGAGAGGGGCGTGAACAGCGACGGTGTCATCACCCACCGTTGGAGACGACGGATGAAACCCCTGGCGACAGCGGCACGCTGGACGTGGTATCCCCGCCGCAGACCTTGTACCGGTCCACAACACTTAATATCCAATCGAGAATACGTATGAAAAGAATGGAGACGCCAGTCGACGACCTGACGTTCAGCCGGTCGCTCTCGGCACTGAAGCAACGAGGGAGCAACCTCCTCGTCGTCGGGTCGGCCGCCGAAACGGTCCGCAAAGCGGCAGCTCGGCGGTTCCTCGGCGACGGCGTCGGCGAGTCACGTCGTCGGCTGTTCGTCTTCACCGACGCGGCCCACACGGACACGACCATCGGCAGTGGGCCGGTCACTCACGGAACGACGCGCGTCGTCACCCGGGAGACGCCGACACGGGGCGCGGCTGGGGTACAGCAGCCGTCGGCGGCGACGCCGACGGAGCTTCCGTCGTCGACCCAGCGGGAGGAGATCGAGCACCGCACCGTCGACAGCGAACAGCTGGGAACGTTGGCGTGGGCGATCGAACAGGAACTCTCCGGCTTCGAGCGCGACGGGGGTCCGTTCGCGACCGGCGAACTCCGGCTGTGTTTCGACTCGCTCACACCTCTGCTCTCGACACACGACACGCCTGCCGTCCTCCGCTTTCTCCGCGCCATCGGCAACCGAGTCCGCGCGGACTCCGGGATGGCACACTACCATCTCCCGGTCGCGCGGGACGACCCCGCTGTCGACGAACTCGCACCGCTGTTCGACGCGGTCATCGAACTCCGACTGTCGGACGGCCGTCCCGAACACCGCTGGATTCTCCGCGACGAGTCCTTCGAGAGCGACTGGCTCCCCCTCTGAGAGCGGTTTCGGCCATCCACAACCTATTTGTCTTTAGGCTCGCCTAAGACCGACCATGGCAGCCACCGACGGCTCCGAAGAGCCCGACTTCCCGGCCGAGCCACCGGAGCCACAGACGACGGTCTCCGCACACCGGAGTTCACCCGAGCGACTGGTTTTCACCGAAGAAGGCAACACAGACGGCTGGATCGCGACCGACCTCGTGGTCGACCTCGAACGGTAGCCGCGTCGAGCGACGTGGAAACGCGAGAAGGGAAGAACGGAGAACGAGCAGAGCGGTCGGTCTCAGTTGGTCGCCGAATCCAACACGAGCGTGTCGTCTTCGAGATAGTGCTCGATGTGGTGGGCGTTCTCTTCGATCTCGATGAGCTGCTGGCGGAGCATCTCGGCCGTCGCGTGGTCGCCGAGGTTCGTCGTCAGATCGACGTGGCCGCGGACCTGTTCGATGATGTCGCCGTACATCTCCATGTCGTTCTCGAGTGACGTCCGGATGTCGTAGACATCGTCGTCCTCGGGGGCGACGGGTGCGGCTTCTTCGAGGTTCTTGCCGCCCGCGATGGGGACGCCACCGAGTGCCTGGACGCGCTCGGCGAGTTCGTCGGCCGCTTCTTCGGCCGCCCCGGCAGCCTCGCCGAGGAAGACGTGGATGTCGCGGAACTCCGCACCCTCGACGTTCCAGTGGTGCTTCTTCAGCTGGTGGTAGAGGACGTAGGTCGCCGCGAGGTCCGACTGGAGCGCGTCGACGATCTGCTCGACCTTCTCCTGCTCGAGTCGGAGTGCGGGACTCGCTTCGACGCTCCCTGCCTGTCGCTGGACGTTCTTCTGGGTACTCATTGCAGTCGGTAATTGGCGCGCGAGCCACATAAATCTTCACTCGAAGAAAACCGAAGTTTGGTTCTCCTGAAGAAATGTTCTCGTGTGGGAAGATACTCCCCGACTGCTATCAGTTTGTGGCGTGGTCACACAAGACACGACGGCCGTGACAACTGTCCCACCGTTGTCTTCGAGTGGGCGATATGGAGGGTCTCACTCGTCGCCGGTCGACGGCTCGTCGAAGACGGGAATGAACGCCCGCTGTTCGGCCAACACGTCGGGGTCGAGTGTCGCCACGAGGTCACGCTCGTCGCGGTTGAGTGCGGCCGCGACCATCCCGTCCGGACGGACGACGGCCGACCGGCCCGCGTACTGCGTCGACGGCGCGTCGGGGAGGTCGCGTCGGCCGGTCCGTCCCGCGCCGACGACCCAGCGGACGCCGTCGAGTGCTCGCGCACGCAGGAGCAGCCGCCAGTTCTCGCTGTGGGCTGCGGGCCACGCGCCGACGACGAACAGCGCGTCGACGCGGTCGCGAGCGAACGCCGCGCTCTCGGCGACGAAGTTCAGGTCATAGCAGGTCAGTAGTCCGGTCTTCCCGACCGGTGTCTCCACCACGACGCGCTCGTCGCCCGCCCTGACGACGTCGCGTTCGCCGCCCCAGCGGTGACGCTTACGGTAGAAGGTCGGCTCGCTGTCGCCGTCGCGGGGGACGTACGCTGTCGTGTTGTACAACTGCTCGCCGTCGCGTTCGACAAAGCCAACGACGAGTGCGCAGTCGGCGTCGGCGGCGACCGTCCGGAGTCGGTCCAGTTCGGGTCCGTGGCGGCCGAGTGCGACAGTCGTGAGTCTGTTGTCGGCGACGAAGCCTGTCAGGGCGTACTCGGGGAAGAGCGCGACGTCGACCTCGTCGGCGAGCGCGTCGACCCGCTCGACGACGGCACGGAGGTTCGTCTCGACGGCGAGGTCCTCGACGCTGAGTTGGGGGACGGC includes these proteins:
- a CDS encoding exonuclease RecJ codes for the protein MSTARSTAEDAPAADVAAALREAPFVRVVARADGDSLAASGILAAACRSVGTPFHVRANPNPTLDPDADGLSVVVGFTGGDVAVAGASRPASVTAFEVARELGVEPDPILGLAGVVAAESTIGVDGSGTILDAAERRGTVERRPGLAVPTADVSDGIAHSTLVHTPSSGEVERVRAELAEMDLPAELDEEAHRRLASVVAIDATTAEGATPRAAEAVERALRPYATPEATFETVGGYADVLEAVAHEQPGTGVALALGHGEAARTAALDAWRAHAIAAHRLLREATTGRYEGVFVARVDADAESARALPTVARLLRDFRSPESVALVVAEDVSGRTHAAAASVEDRALGIAMADAAETLDGTGYGTDTRGAARFDGQRETTDFITALREVLAR
- a CDS encoding KEOPS complex subunit Pcc1, with amino-acid sequence MRQARIETTHEDARRIADAVTPDNTDSMTTTVEGDSIVTVVERETTGGLQATVDDYVVNLTVAETVADNATRHINHE
- a CDS encoding 30S ribosomal protein S3ae, whose amino-acid sequence is MSERSVSKQKKGKRWYSILAPEQFDRAELGETFADETEQIVGRTIQVTLGELTGDAGANNTKLTFKITDVGSDSAYTEFVQHELTRDYLRSLVRRGASKVAANITVLTKDDYRVQLQPVAFTTKKADKSQEKAIRKVMTQIVEDAAVDRTFADLVDSIVEGRLSSAIYGEAKTIYPLRRVEIQKLSLEARPEEVAAEEEAAVDVDDDEVAVDEA
- a CDS encoding cupredoxin domain-containing protein, with protein sequence MQRRAFLASVGTAGLAAVAGCAGVSGSQGDILMRASAFDPYEYTVSVGDTVTWYNASTRGHTVTAYENAIPDAADYFATGGYENEQAAREAFRQEGFAGGQISSGESYSHTFEVPGRYEYVCIPHEQGGMVGRIIVEE
- a CDS encoding protein sorting system archaetidylserine synthase (This PssA-like phosphatidyltransferase, along with a PssD-like decarboxylase, is required in Haloarchaea for the archaeosortase ArtA to replace the PGF-CTERM sorting signal with a C-terminal lipid anchor.); this translates as MKPRFVGRFGLADYVTVSNAALGFLATVAAAIDPTLAARLILLGAIADGLDGVIARQFGGSEAGPYLDSLADVASFSVAPAFLVVSVVRETWGFDPLRLWGSAVLCALFVGMGVTRLGLYTAYDSKSDSTEGVPTTLAATILSAGVLAGFTEPIFLVPLVGILSVMMVVTVNYPDLHWQDALVMGAVQALAILLSGYAGEVFAFGLLFLALGYLFLGPRFYWRGT
- a CDS encoding DUF7111 family protein, translated to MSDLSETTAEGITARYYETDDERVLEFSREGRTAAVAQNVDGYAMLKVRPTVDGDELERYYGFDMALDHAAELLGVGVHDLPVPEDAADMGM
- a CDS encoding ATPase domain-containing protein, whose protein sequence is MTAQVSATGDAVLDQMLGGGFPARRATLVTGDAGTGKTTLGMQFLQAGLDDGDDCLFISTEQTLSELRESFQQFNFDLDHENLTFASVHAAPGRTLEGDEELVLQTLGADGEPTSMGFDAPFTGEYIQQHLQQFGPADRVVFDSISGLAAITDDEERYRRTIIDLIRFFTDQFEATTVFTAEARTPGEGSMTEVLRFVTHGVLELTRQTVAEDTHRFLEVRKLRGVDHDRRTFEVEVTADGLRAGPARRSQPPALKDHHHQPIGIEGLDNLAGGGLVQGTGVLIEQDGRVNLSALFAQLLHFAIESDYAITLVPTVSLRESRVQQLLDGYGLEVETLLAEDRLFVVDLVGTWNREYENVLTPDHTAEAVTDALAELQTRTDRSMFSLVGTDGLVHALGVEGSRTVRYAQEAQLVDDEEMLIHVVNPDVVSDAVGAFYVDAADQVLSTWIRDDGLQYVTLQKSPCGFVGSTSLVEYIDEPPYLRVQNPPQTRENPYVCD
- a CDS encoding DUF7548 family protein, yielding MELEDVAPTVGVVACAALLVTLGVPYVAVSEPGTVLSEYYASGAVGVGGVAFLAVLTVVVFLSGTRGTADPALVSGIALVLGVVTLALAALWALAVDETLLFNLPASAAWMTSHRWVVVAVAAVVPISAAGYARGVLRG
- a CDS encoding thiolase family protein — encoded protein: MERVAIIGASMTQFGQRDAWIRELLAEAGQACLDDAGVSPDAVEHLYVSNMASGEFEGQTGVPNALAHDLAALPAYTARIDQTSSSGGAGAYAAWQSVASGASEMTLLVGGEKMTHRTTAEATDVIASLTHPVEYKQGVTLPSFAGLTARLYLDTYDAPRESLGKVAVKNHKNGVDNPHAQFQKEVDLDTVLDSPIVADPLRLYDFCPITDGSAALLFCPESVAREYTDNYAVVSGIGGATDTHVVHERSDPTTMGGVVNSSEIAYDMADLGPEDVDVAELHDMFTILEFLQSEDLGFFEKGEGWKAVEEGVTDRDGELPINTSGGLKSKGHPLGASGVAQVYEIYKQVVGEAGPRQVEADVGLACNVGGFGNCVTTTILEGN